From Leguminivora glycinivorella isolate SPB_JAAS2020 chromosome 24, LegGlyc_1.1, whole genome shotgun sequence, a single genomic window includes:
- the LOC125238844 gene encoding nascent polypeptide-associated complex subunit alpha: MPELTELDKATASMTEKRKEETASSDSDSDDTIPELEDAGAPGTGGISNPIAGIDIISKAKQSRGEKKARKIMSKLGLKPVSGVNRVTIRKSKNILFVINSPDVYKNPHSDTYIVFGEAKIEDLSQQATMAAAERFKAPESAAAGTDSASAGTTVAPIAEEEDEEGIDESGVDEKDVEIVMSQANVSRARAVRALRNNQSDIVNAIMELTM; the protein is encoded by the exons ATGCCGGAACTCACAGAGCTGGACAAGGCCACCGCCTCCATGACGGAGAAGAGGAAGGAGGAGACAGCGTCGTCGGACTCCGACTCCGATGACACTATTCCGGAACTTGAAGATGCTG GAGCACCAGGCACCGGTGGAATCTCAAACCCGATCGCTGGCATCGACATCATCTCCAAGGCCAAGCAGTCCCGAGGAGAGAAGAAGGCCCGCAAGATCATGAGCAAACTCGGTCTTAAGCCC GTCTCCGGAGTGAACAGGGTCACCATCCGCAAATCCAAGAACATCCTCTTCGTGATCAACTCCCCCGACGTCTACAAGAACCCGCACTCTGACACCTACATCGTGTTCGGAGAGGCCAAGATCGAGGACCTGAGCCAGCAGGCAACGATGGCTGCCGCTGAGCGGTTCAAGGCCCCGGAGAGCGCTGCTGCTGGCACTGACAGCGCTAGTGCGGGCACG ACCGTAGCACCGATTGCCGAGGAAGAGGACGAGGAAGGAATTGACGAATCCGGCGTCGATGAGAAGGACGTCGAGATAGTGATGTCTCAGGCCAACGTGTCCCGCGCGAGGGCCGTGCGGGCGCTGCGCAACAACCAATCCGACATCGTCAACGCCATTATG GAGCTGACGATGTAG